Below is a genomic region from Sphingopyxis terrae subsp. terrae NBRC 15098.
AGGAAGGGGCGGTTCGCATCGGGCCGCGTCATGTGCCGGATCACCTGGCCGCCGTTCGACATCAGGATCAGAAAGCTCTCGGTCAGGCCGTCGGCGGCCTCGTTGTCGATTACCGGCCCCATATAGGGGGCAGGGTCGGCGTGGGGATGACCGACGATCAGCCGTCCCGCGAGCGTCTTGACCTCGGCGAGCAGGTGATCGGCCAGATCCTGTTTGACGATCAGCCGCCGGGCATTGCTGCAACGCTGGCCCGCGCTCAGGAAGGCGGACTGGACGACGATCGTTGCCGCGGTCGCGATGTCGGCGGTGTCCCAGACGACGATCGGATTGTTGCCACCCATTTCGAGCGCGACGATCTTCCCCGGCTGATCGGCGAACTGGCGGTTGATCGCGACCCCGGTGCGCGCCGACCCGGTGAACAGCAATCCGTCGATGCCGGGATGCGCGGCCAGCGCCTTGCCCGCGTCGGGTCCGCCGATGACGAGCCGCACGACCTCTTCGGGAACTCCGGCGCCGTGGAGCAGTTCGACAAGCCGCGCGCCAACGGCAGGGGTTTTTTCAGACGGTTTGAACAGCACCGAATTGCCGGCGATCAGCGCCGGCACGATATGGCCGTTCGGCAGATGCGCGGGGAAATTATAGGGGCCGAGGACGGCAAGCGCGCCGTGCGGCTTGTGGCGCACCGCGTTGCGCAGCCCCATCGCGCCTTCGATCCGGCGGTTGGGGGTGCGTTCGGCATAGGCCTTGATCGAGATATCGACCTTGTTCGCGACCGATTCGACCTCGGTCCGCGCTTCCCACAAAGGTTTGCCGGTCTCGCGCGCGATCAGATCGGCGAGCTGTTCGCCATCGGCCTTCACCCGGTCGGCAAAGCGGCGCAGCGTTTCGGTGCGGAAGGTGACGGGCTTCGCGGCCCAAGCGGGCCAGGCGGCACGCGCGGTTGCAACTTCGGCGTCGATGTCACTGATACGGCCGCGCCATAATTCGGCGCCGGTTGCCGGCTCGAAGGACAGAAGGTCTTCGCTCATCCCCGTTCCCCCGTCGATTTGGGCGCACAAAGGCGCCGGTGCGCTCGATCATTGGGGGGCGGCAAAAGCATTGTCGCCCTCTTATCTGCGAAAGCGTACGGCGGCAACCGCGATAGGCCCCGCAACAGCGAAAGCGGGCCGATTG
It encodes:
- the astD gene encoding succinylglutamate-semialdehyde dehydrogenase — translated: MSEDLLSFEPATGAELWRGRISDIDAEVATARAAWPAWAAKPVTFRTETLRRFADRVKADGEQLADLIARETGKPLWEARTEVESVANKVDISIKAYAERTPNRRIEGAMGLRNAVRHKPHGALAVLGPYNFPAHLPNGHIVPALIAGNSVLFKPSEKTPAVGARLVELLHGAGVPEEVVRLVIGGPDAGKALAAHPGIDGLLFTGSARTGVAINRQFADQPGKIVALEMGGNNPIVVWDTADIATAATIVVQSAFLSAGQRCSNARRLIVKQDLADHLLAEVKTLAGRLIVGHPHADPAPYMGPVIDNEAADGLTESFLILMSNGGQVIRHMTRPDANRPFLTPGIIDVTAMPERPDIELFGPLLQVIRVDSFEAAIAEANNTAFGLSAALIGGTPQLYDQFWANARAGVINWNRPTNGASSAAPFGGVGLSGNHRPSAFYAADYCAYPVASSESDALRASIGVGLRDDDTPKLVTKKYL